One window from the genome of Pandoraea fibrosis encodes:
- the ileS gene encoding isoleucine--tRNA ligase, giving the protein MSEKKAPSKYPVNLLDTPFPMRGDLPKREPQWVKQWQEKKIYDKIRAASKGRPKFILHDGPPYANGDIHLGHAVNKILKDMIVKARSLAGFDAAYVPGWDCHGMPIEIQIEKQFGKHLPVREVQEKARAYAAEQIERQKPNFKRLGVLGDWDNPYKTMNFSNEADELRALAKIMENGYVYRGLKPVNWCFDCGSALAEAEVEYKDKTDLAIDVGFAFAEPEKVAKAFGLAKLPREDGHIVIWTTTPWTIPSNQALNVHPEVEYALVSTERGLLILATERVEDCLKTYGLHGEIIARTKGEALSLIRFRHPLSTADAGYERTSPIYLGDYVTTDTGTGIVHSAPAYGVEDFVSCKAHDMPDADIRMPVLGDGRYQDSLPLFGGQSIWDANPQIVEALREAGTLFHSFKYTHSYMHCWRHKSPIIYRATNQWFAGMDVKPVDGAPGDGKTLREIALAGIEATEFFPAWGKQRLHNMIAHRPDWTLSRQRQWGVPMAFFVHKETGALHPRTPELLEAVAKRVETEGIEAWQTLDPVELLGDEAKDYVKNRDTLDVWFDSGTTHWHVLRGSHAHELGFPADLYLEGSDQHRGWFHSSLLTASMLDGRPPYKALLTHGFTVDGQGRKMSKSIGNTILPQDVADKLGAEIIRLWVASTDYSGELSISDEILKRVTEGYRRIRNTLRFLLSNLADYDHAKHALPADQWLEIDRYAVALAQSLQTEVLGHYDRYEFHPVVAKLQTFCSEDLGGFYLDILKDRLYTSAPDAPARRAAQNALYHITHGLLKLMAPFLSFTAEEAWQVFQPGNDTIFTETYYAYPEVAQGTRLLEKWHLLRAVRSDVTKALEEARAAEQIGSSLQAEVDVRVSGRKFEVLASLGDDLRFVLITSAAAVTQVATEAEEGVVVTPSTHQKCERCWHYREDVGADAAHPTLCGRCVSNLFGSGEHRSAA; this is encoded by the coding sequence ATGAGCGAAAAGAAAGCCCCGAGCAAATATCCCGTCAACCTGCTGGACACGCCGTTCCCGATGCGCGGCGATCTGCCCAAGCGCGAGCCGCAGTGGGTCAAGCAATGGCAGGAAAAGAAGATCTACGACAAGATCCGCGCCGCCAGCAAAGGCCGTCCGAAGTTCATCCTGCATGACGGCCCGCCGTATGCCAACGGTGACATCCACCTCGGCCACGCGGTCAACAAGATCCTCAAGGACATGATCGTCAAGGCGCGCAGCCTTGCGGGCTTCGACGCCGCCTACGTGCCGGGCTGGGACTGCCACGGCATGCCCATCGAAATCCAGATCGAAAAGCAGTTCGGCAAGCATCTGCCGGTGCGCGAAGTGCAGGAAAAGGCGCGCGCCTACGCGGCCGAACAGATCGAGCGTCAGAAGCCCAACTTCAAGCGTCTGGGCGTGCTGGGCGACTGGGACAACCCGTACAAAACCATGAACTTCTCGAACGAAGCGGACGAGCTTCGTGCCCTCGCGAAGATCATGGAGAACGGCTACGTCTACCGTGGCCTGAAGCCGGTGAACTGGTGCTTCGATTGCGGCTCGGCGCTCGCCGAGGCGGAAGTCGAGTACAAGGACAAGACCGATCTGGCCATCGACGTCGGTTTCGCCTTCGCCGAGCCGGAGAAGGTCGCGAAGGCCTTCGGTCTGGCGAAGCTGCCGCGTGAAGACGGCCACATCGTCATCTGGACGACGACCCCGTGGACGATCCCGTCGAATCAGGCGCTCAACGTGCATCCGGAAGTCGAATACGCACTGGTCTCGACCGAGCGCGGTCTGCTCATTCTCGCGACCGAGCGCGTGGAAGACTGCCTGAAGACCTACGGTCTGCACGGCGAAATCATCGCCCGCACGAAGGGCGAAGCGCTTTCGCTGATCCGCTTCCGTCACCCGCTCTCGACGGCTGACGCCGGCTACGAGCGCACCTCGCCGATCTACCTCGGCGACTACGTGACGACCGACACGGGGACCGGCATCGTCCACTCGGCGCCTGCCTACGGCGTGGAGGACTTCGTCTCGTGCAAGGCGCATGACATGCCCGACGCGGATATCCGCATGCCCGTGCTGGGCGACGGGCGCTATCAGGACAGCCTGCCGCTGTTCGGTGGCCAGTCGATCTGGGACGCCAACCCGCAGATCGTCGAAGCGCTGCGCGAGGCCGGCACGCTGTTCCACTCGTTCAAGTACACGCACAGCTACATGCACTGCTGGCGTCACAAGTCCCCGATCATCTACCGCGCCACCAACCAGTGGTTCGCGGGCATGGACGTCAAGCCGGTCGACGGTGCGCCGGGCGACGGCAAGACGCTGCGCGAGATCGCACTCGCCGGCATCGAGGCCACCGAGTTCTTCCCGGCGTGGGGTAAGCAGCGCCTGCACAACATGATCGCGCATCGCCCGGACTGGACGCTCTCGCGTCAACGCCAATGGGGCGTGCCGATGGCCTTCTTCGTGCACAAGGAAACCGGTGCGCTGCACCCGCGTACCCCGGAACTGCTCGAAGCCGTAGCCAAGCGCGTGGAAACCGAAGGCATTGAAGCGTGGCAAACGCTCGACCCGGTGGAACTGCTCGGCGACGAGGCCAAGGATTACGTGAAGAACCGCGACACGCTCGACGTGTGGTTCGACTCGGGCACCACGCACTGGCATGTGCTGCGCGGCTCGCACGCGCATGAGCTGGGCTTCCCCGCCGACCTGTATCTGGAAGGCTCGGATCAGCACCGTGGCTGGTTCCACTCGTCGCTGCTCACCGCCTCGATGCTCGATGGCCGTCCGCCGTACAAGGCGCTGCTCACGCACGGCTTCACGGTCGACGGTCAGGGCCGCAAGATGTCGAAGTCCATCGGCAACACGATCCTGCCGCAAGATGTTGCGGACAAGCTCGGCGCCGAAATCATCCGTCTGTGGGTGGCATCGACCGACTACTCGGGCGAATTGTCGATCTCGGATGAGATCCTCAAGCGCGTGACCGAAGGGTATCGCCGTATCCGCAACACGCTGCGCTTCCTGCTCTCGAACCTGGCCGATTACGACCATGCGAAGCACGCGCTGCCGGCGGACCAATGGCTGGAAATCGACCGCTACGCCGTGGCGCTGGCACAGTCGCTGCAAACCGAAGTGCTGGGCCACTACGACCGCTACGAGTTCCACCCGGTCGTGGCCAAGCTTCAGACGTTCTGCTCGGAAGATCTCGGCGGTTTCTACCTCGACATCCTGAAAGATCGTCTGTACACGAGCGCGCCGGACGCCCCGGCCCGCCGCGCCGCCCAGAACGCGCTGTATCACATCACGCACGGCCTGCTCAAGCTCATGGCGCCGTTCCTGTCCTTCACGGCGGAAGAAGCGTGGCAAGTGTTCCAGCCGGGCAACGACACGATCTTCACCGAGACCTACTACGCCTATCCGGAAGTCGCGCAAGGCACGCGTCTGCTCGAGAAATGGCATCTGCTGCGCGCGGTGCGCAGCGACGTCACCAAGGCGCTGGAAGAAGCTCGTGCGGCCGAACAGATCGGCTCGTCGTTGCAGGCCGAAGTGGACGTGCGTGTCTCGGGCCGCAAGTTCGAGGTGCTGGCCAGCCTCGGCGACGATCTGCGTTTCGTGCTGATCACGTCGGCGGCCGCCGTCACGCAGGTTGCCACCGAAGCGGAGGAAGGCGTGGTCGTCACGCCGTCGACGCATCAGAAGTGCGAGCGCTGCTGGCACTATCGTGAAGACGTGGGCGCCGACGCCGCTCACCCGACCCTTTGTGGCCGCTGTGTGTCGAACCTGTTCGGCAGCGGCGAACACCGGAGCGCGGCATAA
- a CDS encoding bifunctional riboflavin kinase/FAD synthetase — protein MRVFRGLPNAQSKAPCVLTIGNFDGVHLGHQALLARVRAAAAARGLPVCVMTFEPHPREYFMPDRAPARISNLRDKFEALRSQGVDRLVVEHFNAHFAGQSPEDFVRNIIVDGLHTRWLLVGDDFRFGAKRAGDIDYLREAGRRFDFVVEQMPTIAHDGVRISSSEVRAALADGNFERAHALLGRPYAITGHVVHGMKLGRKLGFPTLNLRIAHKHPALTGIFVVQVHGLADKPLPAVASLGLRPTVDDSGRVLLEVHLLDFSGDCYGKLVRVEFLQKLRDEAKFDGLAELEAAIAQDTREARAYFAHALDANGPSARRDFATSATDRIS, from the coding sequence GTGCGAGTCTTCCGGGGTCTACCCAACGCGCAAAGCAAAGCGCCCTGCGTGCTGACGATCGGCAATTTCGACGGCGTGCATCTGGGCCACCAGGCACTGCTCGCGCGCGTGCGCGCCGCAGCGGCTGCGCGCGGCCTGCCGGTGTGCGTGATGACGTTCGAGCCGCATCCCCGCGAGTACTTCATGCCCGACCGGGCGCCCGCGCGCATTTCCAATCTGCGCGACAAGTTCGAGGCGCTGCGCTCGCAAGGCGTCGACCGTCTGGTGGTGGAACACTTCAACGCCCATTTCGCGGGCCAGTCGCCCGAAGACTTCGTGCGCAACATCATCGTCGACGGCCTGCACACCCGCTGGCTGCTCGTCGGCGATGACTTCCGCTTCGGCGCGAAACGCGCGGGCGACATCGACTATCTGCGCGAGGCGGGGCGCCGTTTCGACTTCGTCGTCGAGCAGATGCCGACCATTGCGCATGACGGCGTGCGCATTTCCAGCTCGGAAGTGCGCGCCGCCCTTGCCGACGGCAACTTCGAGCGCGCGCACGCGCTGCTCGGCCGTCCCTACGCCATCACCGGTCACGTCGTGCATGGCATGAAGCTCGGCCGCAAGCTGGGCTTCCCCACGCTCAATCTGCGCATTGCCCACAAACATCCGGCCCTCACGGGCATATTCGTGGTGCAGGTGCATGGTCTGGCGGACAAGCCACTGCCCGCCGTCGCCAGTCTGGGCCTGCGCCCGACGGTCGACGACTCCGGCCGCGTGCTGCTCGAAGTGCATTTGCTCGATTTTTCGGGCGACTGCTACGGCAAGCTGGTGCGCGTGGAGTTCTTGCAGAAGCTGCGCGACGAAGCCAAATTCGACGGCCTGGCCGAACTCGAAGCGGCCATCGCGCAGGACACGCGCGAGGCCCGCGCCTACTTCGCCCACGCGCTCGACGCCAATGGCCCGAGCGCGCGACGCGACTTCGCTACCTCCGCTACCGACCGAATTAGTTGA
- the purN gene encoding phosphoribosylglycinamide formyltransferase: protein MKNIVILISGRGSNMQAIVRACTAEGWPARVAAVIANRPEADGLGFAQENGIATAVVPSRGKTREAFDAELAAEIDRHQPDLVVLAGFMRILTPEFTERYAGRLINIHPSLLPAFPGLQTHARALEAGCKVVGATVHFVTAELDHGPYVLQAAVPVRAGDTPEALAERILPLEHIIYPRAVRWFVEDRLIVADGRVTVTPAADGTPDPQWLFGEDA from the coding sequence ATGAAGAACATTGTCATCCTGATTTCCGGACGAGGCAGCAACATGCAAGCCATCGTCCGGGCCTGTACCGCAGAAGGCTGGCCGGCCCGCGTGGCCGCCGTCATCGCCAATCGCCCCGAGGCCGACGGTCTCGGATTTGCGCAGGAAAACGGTATCGCCACGGCCGTGGTGCCCAGTCGCGGCAAGACCCGCGAGGCATTCGATGCCGAACTTGCCGCTGAGATCGACCGTCACCAGCCCGATCTGGTCGTGCTCGCCGGCTTCATGCGCATTCTCACCCCGGAATTCACCGAGCGTTACGCCGGCCGGCTCATCAACATCCACCCGTCGCTGCTGCCCGCCTTCCCGGGCCTGCAAACGCATGCCCGTGCGCTGGAAGCCGGCTGCAAGGTCGTGGGCGCCACGGTGCATTTCGTGACGGCCGAGCTCGATCACGGCCCGTATGTGCTGCAAGCGGCCGTGCCGGTGCGCGCAGGGGACACGCCCGAGGCACTGGCCGAGCGCATCCTGCCGCTGGAACACATCATTTATCCGCGCGCCGTGCGCTGGTTCGTGGAAGACCGTCTGATCGTGGCCGATGGCCGCGTGACGGTGACTCCCGCGGCCGACGGCACGCCCGATCCGCAATGGCTTTTTGGTGAGGACGCATGA